From one Streptomyces sp. R41 genomic stretch:
- a CDS encoding cupin domain-containing protein encodes MTNFLVRRAADAPEVAYDPHGFHRRTVVGEADGSVHTGFGICALRPDGVVGAHVHSYEETFHILSGTVVLDVPEGSYLLEEGDYGLLPTGVPHAWRGAGDTVGRWADMLAPVPRARYGYDTRAVPALPEREPVRIDVRDPRTRSFGHFEPDLMDPGKQSQDLLAVSASMRTALLVYSGITVKTMVDSDLGAVASTMFMVQYASDGMAGTHDHPFEETYLILEGTVDATFDGERHRLGVGDAAWAGAGCVHGFANAGRGPVRWLETQAPQPPPRHSYRFTRDWDYLREALEEKP; translated from the coding sequence ATGACGAACTTCCTGGTGCGGCGGGCCGCGGACGCCCCCGAGGTGGCGTACGACCCGCACGGCTTCCATCGGCGCACGGTCGTCGGCGAGGCGGACGGCAGCGTGCACACCGGCTTCGGCATCTGCGCGTTGCGGCCCGACGGTGTGGTGGGCGCACACGTGCACTCGTACGAGGAGACCTTCCACATACTCTCCGGGACGGTCGTCCTCGATGTGCCGGAAGGCTCGTACCTCCTCGAAGAAGGGGACTACGGGCTGCTCCCCACCGGTGTGCCGCACGCCTGGCGCGGCGCCGGGGACACCGTCGGGCGCTGGGCCGACATGCTCGCGCCGGTCCCGCGGGCCCGCTACGGGTACGACACCCGGGCGGTGCCCGCGCTGCCGGAGCGGGAGCCTGTCCGGATCGACGTCCGTGACCCGCGCACCCGGTCGTTCGGGCACTTCGAGCCCGACCTGATGGATCCAGGCAAGCAGTCCCAGGACCTCCTCGCCGTCTCGGCCAGCATGCGCACGGCGCTGCTCGTCTACAGCGGCATCACCGTGAAGACGATGGTGGACAGCGACCTCGGGGCGGTGGCCTCGACCATGTTCATGGTGCAGTACGCGTCCGACGGCATGGCGGGCACGCACGACCATCCCTTCGAGGAGACGTACCTGATTCTCGAAGGCACGGTGGACGCCACCTTCGACGGCGAACGTCACCGGCTCGGCGTCGGCGACGCCGCCTGGGCGGGCGCCGGTTGCGTCCACGGGTTCGCCAACGCCGGTCGGGGGCCGGTGCGTTGGCTGGAGACACAGGCTCCGCAGCCGCCGCCGCGCCACTCCTACCGCTTCACCCGGGACTGGGACTATCTGCGCGAGGCGCTGGAGGAGAAGCCGTGA
- a CDS encoding WhiB family transcriptional regulator, protein MEWLRSAACAEADPDLFFPVGTKGPALEDIAAAKRVCSRCPVTSECLAWALSNRQTSGVWGGTCEEERAALIRDDRLLAHLVERRPTG, encoded by the coding sequence ATGGAGTGGTTGCGGAGTGCTGCCTGCGCGGAAGCGGACCCGGATCTGTTCTTCCCCGTGGGCACGAAAGGGCCGGCGCTGGAAGACATCGCCGCCGCCAAGCGCGTCTGTTCCCGCTGCCCGGTGACCAGCGAGTGCCTGGCCTGGGCCCTCAGCAACCGGCAGACGTCCGGGGTGTGGGGCGGGACCTGCGAGGAGGAACGCGCCGCACTGATCCGGGATGACAGACTGCTCGCACACCTTGTCGAACGCAGGCCGACAGGGTGA
- a CDS encoding SDR family NAD(P)-dependent oxidoreductase, whose product MTVVVIGGTSGIGREIARFRAERGDKVVITGRDAHRADTVAKEIGAARGLALDLSRPREIAAALASVRTVDHLVLAGISRDDNSVAEYDIDAALHLVTLKLVGYTEVVHTLRPRLHDGSAIVLFGGQAKERPYPGATTVATVNAGVTGLVHTLATELAPVRVNAVHPGVVGDSPYWSAKPDEVLAGLRARTPTGRLAAMRDVVDAVDFLLRNRSVNGVDLAVDGGWLLR is encoded by the coding sequence ATGACCGTGGTCGTCATCGGCGGTACGTCGGGAATCGGGCGCGAGATCGCCCGGTTCCGCGCGGAGCGCGGCGACAAGGTCGTCATCACCGGCCGCGACGCGCACCGGGCCGACACGGTGGCCAAGGAGATCGGCGCGGCCCGTGGCCTCGCCCTCGACCTCTCCAGGCCACGGGAGATCGCCGCGGCGCTGGCCAGCGTCCGCACCGTCGACCACCTGGTGCTGGCGGGCATCTCCCGTGACGACAACAGCGTCGCGGAGTACGACATCGACGCGGCGCTCCACCTGGTCACCCTCAAGCTGGTCGGCTACACGGAGGTCGTGCACACGCTCCGCCCGCGACTGCACGACGGGAGCGCGATCGTGCTCTTCGGCGGCCAGGCGAAGGAGCGGCCCTATCCCGGCGCGACAACGGTGGCGACCGTGAACGCGGGGGTGACCGGTCTGGTGCACACCCTCGCCACCGAGCTGGCTCCAGTCCGGGTGAACGCCGTGCACCCGGGGGTCGTCGGCGACAGTCCGTACTGGTCGGCGAAGCCCGACGAGGTGCTCGCGGGCCTGCGCGCGCGGACCCCGACGGGGCGGCTCGCCGCCATGCGCGACGTGGTGGACGCCGTGGACTTCCTGCTCCGCAACCGCTCGGTCAACGGGGTCGATCTCGCCGTCGACGGAGGATGGCTGCTCCGATGA
- a CDS encoding amidohydrolase family protein — MTKRMLLRSGHVVSMDPDIGDLPQGDVLIEDGKIAAVEREIAADAEVLDMKGRIVIPGFVDTHRHTWEAPIRGCAPDATLDDYFVDVLDTFAPVYTPEDVYAGNLAGSLECLNAGITTLVDWSHINNTPGHPDAALQALTETGIRAQYAYGSANTSLADYWFDSKIAIPGDDVRRIRDRYFASDDGLLTMALATRGPGFCINDVVTAEWGLARELGIPITVHVAMGRLAGRFGMVKQLHDLGLLGPDTTYVHCCYFSEEEWRMVADTGGTVSIAPQVETQMGHGWPPVMKAIECGLRPSLSIDVVTTVPGDMFTQIRAAFAAERARVNAECWKADVGIPDTMLTARQMLEIATLSGAHVARLEDRTGSLTPGKRADIVAIDATALNVAPVHDAAAAVTLSADVSNVETVIVDGVIRKRDGRLLADAERARRLVEESRDRLVAAKAARAKA; from the coding sequence ATGACCAAACGGATGCTCCTGCGCTCGGGCCATGTCGTCTCGATGGACCCCGACATCGGGGATCTGCCCCAGGGGGACGTCCTCATCGAGGACGGGAAGATCGCGGCGGTGGAACGCGAGATCGCCGCCGACGCCGAAGTGCTCGACATGAAGGGCCGCATCGTCATCCCGGGCTTCGTGGACACCCACCGTCACACCTGGGAGGCGCCGATCCGCGGCTGCGCGCCCGACGCCACGCTCGACGACTACTTCGTCGACGTGCTCGACACCTTCGCCCCCGTCTACACGCCCGAGGACGTGTACGCGGGCAACCTCGCGGGCTCGTTGGAGTGCCTCAACGCCGGCATCACCACGCTCGTCGACTGGTCGCACATCAACAACACGCCGGGGCACCCCGACGCCGCGCTCCAGGCGCTGACCGAGACGGGCATCCGCGCGCAGTACGCGTACGGCAGTGCCAACACCTCGCTCGCCGACTACTGGTTCGACAGCAAGATCGCGATACCGGGTGACGACGTACGGCGCATACGGGACCGTTACTTCGCTTCCGACGACGGACTGTTGACCATGGCGCTGGCCACCCGCGGCCCCGGCTTCTGCATCAACGACGTCGTCACCGCCGAGTGGGGCCTCGCCCGCGAGCTGGGCATCCCGATCACCGTGCACGTGGCCATGGGCCGCCTGGCCGGCCGCTTCGGCATGGTGAAACAGCTCCACGACCTCGGCCTGCTCGGTCCCGACACCACCTACGTCCACTGCTGCTACTTCAGCGAGGAGGAGTGGCGCATGGTCGCCGACACCGGCGGTACGGTCTCGATCGCGCCGCAGGTGGAGACACAGATGGGGCACGGCTGGCCGCCCGTGATGAAGGCGATCGAGTGCGGGCTGCGGCCTTCGCTGAGCATCGACGTCGTGACCACGGTCCCCGGCGACATGTTCACCCAGATCCGCGCGGCCTTCGCAGCGGAACGCGCCCGCGTCAACGCCGAGTGCTGGAAGGCCGATGTGGGCATCCCCGACACGATGTTGACCGCACGTCAGATGCTGGAGATCGCCACACTCAGCGGCGCGCACGTCGCGAGGCTGGAGGACCGGACCGGTTCCCTGACCCCGGGCAAGCGGGCGGACATCGTGGCGATCGACGCCACGGCGCTCAATGTGGCGCCGGTGCACGACGCCGCGGCCGCCGTCACGCTGAGCGCGGACGTGTCCAACGTGGAGACCGTCATCGTCGACGGGGTGATCCGCAAGCGGGACGGCCGGCTGCTCGCCGATGCCGAACGGGCGCGGCGGCTGGTCGAGGAGTCACGCGACCGCCTCGTGGCGGCGAAGGCGGCGAGGGCCAAGGCATGA
- a CDS encoding NAD(P)-dependent oxidoreductase encodes MTMMPVRMRLAVIGTGRMGGAMVRRLRRAGFEVTAYNRSRDKAEAVAAGAGATLAATAREAAASADIVLVSLADDAAVSAAYGGGDGIAAGLRPGSVVLETSTIAPETVAVLHTLVDKQGATLLDTPVSGSVSFVEQGRLTVLAGGSGEALDRVRPVLDALAERVFHVGDSGTGAAMKLAVNSVVHGLNQALSEALVLAERAGIPRESAYEVFAASAVAAPFVQYKRDAFLHPDETPVAFTLELVAKDLDLILDLAGRVGAAMQQARLNGRLARTAAEGGFGGRDLSAMAEFLRSGGPDVPEPC; translated from the coding sequence ATGACGATGATGCCGGTGAGGATGCGGCTCGCGGTGATCGGGACCGGGCGCATGGGCGGCGCGATGGTGCGGCGGCTGCGGCGCGCGGGGTTCGAGGTGACGGCCTACAACCGCTCGCGCGACAAGGCCGAGGCGGTGGCCGCCGGTGCGGGAGCCACCCTCGCGGCCACCGCCCGTGAGGCCGCCGCGTCCGCGGACATCGTGCTGGTCTCGCTCGCCGACGACGCGGCCGTGAGCGCGGCATACGGCGGAGGGGACGGGATCGCGGCCGGGCTCCGCCCCGGCAGCGTGGTGCTGGAGACGAGCACCATCGCCCCGGAGACGGTCGCGGTCCTGCACACCCTCGTCGACAAACAGGGTGCGACCCTGCTCGACACCCCCGTATCGGGGAGCGTGAGTTTCGTCGAGCAGGGCAGGCTGACCGTGCTGGCGGGTGGCTCCGGCGAGGCACTGGACCGGGTACGCCCCGTGCTCGACGCGCTGGCCGAGCGGGTCTTCCACGTGGGCGACAGCGGCACAGGAGCGGCGATGAAGCTGGCCGTCAACTCCGTTGTCCACGGGCTCAATCAGGCCCTGTCGGAGGCGCTGGTGCTCGCCGAGCGGGCGGGGATTCCCAGGGAGTCCGCGTACGAGGTGTTCGCGGCGAGTGCTGTGGCGGCACCCTTCGTGCAGTACAAGCGGGACGCGTTTCTGCATCCGGACGAGACACCCGTGGCCTTCACCCTGGAACTCGTCGCCAAGGACCTGGACTTGATCCTGGACCTCGCCGGTCGGGTCGGCGCGGCGATGCAACAGGCCCGTCTCAACGGCCGGTTGGCCCGTACGGCCGCCGAAGGAGGCTTCGGCGGCCGGGACCTGAGCGCGATGGCGGAGTTCCTCAGGTCGGGCGGGCCCGATGTTCCCGAGCCCTGCTAG